A region from the candidate division KSB1 bacterium genome encodes:
- a CDS encoding c-type cytochrome: protein VANEPLEVIGEKKFRQLACHTCHIDKPDARGPSLVGVFGEPVRLQNGRTVTVDETYIRESILNPNAKIAAGYRPVMPTFKGQIDEVGLLQITAYIKSLTKNK, encoded by the coding sequence CGTGGCGAATGAGCCGTTGGAGGTGATTGGCGAGAAGAAGTTCCGGCAGTTGGCCTGTCACACCTGCCATATCGATAAACCGGATGCGCGCGGTCCTTCGTTGGTGGGTGTCTTTGGGGAGCCGGTTCGTTTGCAAAATGGCCGGACCGTGACCGTCGATGAAACGTACATTCGTGAGTCGATTTTGAATCCGAATGCCAAGATAGCTGCGGGCTACCGGCCGGTGATGCCGACCTTCAAAGGCCAGATCGACGAAGTTGGACTGTTGCAGATTACGGCTTATATTAAATCGTTAACTAAGAATAAATGA